The Bos taurus isolate L1 Dominette 01449 registration number 42190680 breed Hereford chromosome 18, ARS-UCD2.0, whole genome shotgun sequence genome has a window encoding:
- the LOC112442373 gene encoding LOW QUALITY PROTEIN: zinc finger protein 345-like (The sequence of the model RefSeq protein was modified relative to this genomic sequence to represent the inferred CDS: substituted 1 base at 1 genomic stop codon), which produces MSPQDTQNLMPKNPGLEDLSSKANLQIYERFHLRNLNLMKNWEYMRAYERQRGYAHKEIETVTHNSNITAKTYEQHESNWEKHQFQSSTSAKKYKILRKDLRHFLKHTYSLKGNVENLEDNLVSTANTCSKNSQYRLRLNKHSSVSEHQKFNNEGGNPQYNQFEGSVSRGSLFFPQKIFFLHSKMYHVDNNGRDITQPSLFNTYHDMVNTEQLSMCNKMSQALSECSSPNNYQSIYDGVRGYSGNETGCKVERDSNLMKYQGTESSQKDSKSNKCRNTFYQISGLPLCKSTHTGMKTYNCSEYGKNSNLSSELIQKQTIQNPQKENKCRICGKVFSKSSNLSKHWKIHTGRKPFKCTDCSKAFNCRSRLTQHQRIHTGEKPYKCIECGKAFIYNSSLIQHQRIHTGEKPYKCTECSKAFIRHSFLTQHQRMHTAEKPYKCTECGKAFNRNSTLSQHQRIHTGEKPYKCKDCGKAFIRCSYLTEHQRIHTGEKPYKCKDCDKAFIRCSRLTEHQRIHTRERPNHFTECGQTFIRSSTLTEHHRIHAGEKRYKCKECGKTFITSSYLTKHQQIHTGERPYKCTECGKAFNRNSNLTQHQRIHTGEKPYKCTECGKAFNQNSSLTQHQRMHTGEKPYKCKECGKAFNHNSILTQHQRIHTGERPYHCTECGQTFIRSSTLTAHHRIHTGEKPYKCTECGKAFYTNSDLSKHHRIHMGDKRYKCTECDKAFINSSSLTKHQQIHPGERPYKCTECGKAFNQNSILTTHLXVHTGEKPYKCTQCGKAFSHNGHLTKHLKTHTGEKP; this is translated from the coding sequence ATGTCTCCACAAGATACCCAGAATTTGATGCCAAAAAATCCAGGGTTAGAAGATTTATCCTCAAAAGCAAACCTACAAATATATGAAAGATTTCACCTCAGAAacttaaatttaatgaaaaactgGGAATATATGAGGGCATATGAAAGACAGAGAGGATATGCACATAAAGAAATTGAGACAGTTACACATAATTCGAACATTACTGCAAAAACATATGAGCAACATGAGTCAAACTGGGAAAAACACCAGTTTCAGTCTTCAACATCTGCCAAGAAGTAtaagattttaagaaaagatttacgtcattttttaaaacatacatattCTCTGAAGGGAAACGTGGAAAATTTGGAAGATAATCTAGTCTCCACTGCAAATACTTGTTCAAAAAATTCTCAATATAGGCTTAGATTAAACAAACATTCAAGCGTGTCTGAACACCAGAAATTTAACAATGAGGGGGGAAACCCACAATATAATCAATTTGAGGGATCCGTGAGCAGGGGGTCATTATTCTTCCCCCAAAAGATATTTTTTCTCCATTCCAAGATGTATCATGTTGATAATAATGGAAGAGATATAACCCAACCATCACTGTTCAATACATATCATGATATGGTTAATACAGAACAACTTTCCATGTGTAATAAAATGAGTCAGGCCTTAAGTGAGTGCTCCAGCCCCAATAATTACCAGAGTATTTATGATGGAGTAAGAGGGTATTCAGGCAATGAAACTGGGTGTAAAGTTGAACGAGACTCAAACCTTATGAAATATCAGGGAACTGAATCTTCACAGAAGGATTCTAAaagtaataaatgtagaaataccTTTTATCAGATATCAGGTCTTCCTCTATGTAAGAGTACTCATACTGGAATGAAGACTTATAACTGTAGTGAATATGGTAAAAATTCTAATCTGTCTTCAGaacttattcaaaagcagactaTTCAGAatccacagaaagaaaacaagtgtAGGATATGTGGGAAAGTCTTTAGTAAGTCATCCAATCTAAGTAAACATTGGAAAATCCATACAGGAAGGAAACCTTTCAAATGTACAGATTGTAGCAAAGCGTTTAACTGTCGTTCACGTCTTACTCAACATCAGcgaattcacactggagagaaaccttataaatgtatagaatgtggcaaagcctttattTACAATTCAAGTCTTATTCAACAtcagcgaattcatactggagagaaaccttataaatgtacagaatgtagcaAAGCGTTTATCCGTCACTCATTTCTTACTCAGCATCAGCGAATGCATACTgcagagaaaccttataaatgtacggaatgtggcaaagcctttaatcGCAACTCaacactttctcagcatcagcgaattcatactggagaaaaaccttataaatgtaaagattGTGGCAAAGCTTTTATCCGATGTTCATATCTTACTGAACAtcagcgaattcatactggagaaaaaccttataaatgtaaagacTGTGACAAAGCCTTTATCCGTTGCTCACGTCTTACTGAACATCAGCGAATTCACACTAGGGAGAGACCTAATCACTTTACAGAATGTGGCCAAACCTTTATTCGGAGTTCAACTTTAACTGAACATCATCGAATCCATGCTGGGGAGAAACGAtacaaatgtaaagaatgtggcAAAACCTTTATTACAAGTTCATATCTTACTAAACATCAGCAAATCCATACTGGGGAGAGACcgtataaatgtacagaatgtggcaaagcctttaatcGGAACTCAAATCTTACTCAACAtcagcgaattcatactggagagaaaccttataaatgtacagaatgtggcaaagcctttaatcAGAACTCAAGTCTTACTCAACATCAGCGAAtgcatactggagagaaaccttataaatgtaaagaatgtggcaaagcctttaatcACAACTCAATTCTTACTCAACATCAGCGAATTCATACTGGGGAGAGACCTTATCATTGTACAGAATGTGGCCAAACCTTTATTCGAAGTTCAACTTTAACTGCACATCATCGAATCCATACTGGGGAGAAACCATACAAATGTAcagaatgtggcaaagccttttaTACGAATTCAGATCTTTCTAAACATCACCGAATTCATATGGGGGACAAAcgttataaatgtacagaatgtgaCAAGGCCTTTATTAACAGTTCTAGTCTTACTAAACATCAGCAAATCCATCCTGGGGAGAGACcatataaatgtacagaatgtggcaaagcctttaatcAGAACTCAATTCTTACTACACATTTGtaagttcatactggagagaaaccttataaatgtacacaatgtggcaaagcctttagtcATAATGGTCATCTCACTAAACATCTGAAAacacacactggagagaaaccctag